In one window of Posidoniimonas corsicana DNA:
- a CDS encoding undecaprenyl-diphosphate phosphatase: MPLFDLILLAIVQGLTEFLPVSSSGHLVVTNAVLQALGGEQVDFDQMLEVNIVLHVGTLLAVVAFYWRELTRLLTTDRRVALLLIVGTIPAAVIGFPLKHFAEETLNSPLLAGLMFPVTAAILYFGSRVRQDDGGADYQDLSYGRVLGIGAMQALALLPGISRSGSTIAGGLAAGLSRQAAGTFAFLLAVPAIGGPGLIEVVKLIKRSGEESAASSVAPLDLAIAAVVSFAVGYLALWQLLKFVRQGRLALFCWYLVPLGVAVTAWQLWLRATGG; encoded by the coding sequence GTGCCGCTCTTCGACCTGATCCTGCTGGCTATTGTGCAGGGCCTTACCGAGTTCTTGCCGGTCAGCTCCTCCGGGCACCTGGTGGTCACCAACGCGGTGCTGCAGGCGCTGGGCGGCGAGCAGGTTGACTTCGACCAGATGCTGGAGGTCAACATCGTGCTGCACGTCGGCACGCTGCTGGCCGTGGTGGCGTTCTACTGGCGGGAGCTGACCCGGCTGCTCACCACCGACCGCCGCGTGGCGCTGCTGCTGATCGTGGGGACCATCCCGGCGGCCGTAATCGGCTTCCCACTCAAGCACTTCGCCGAGGAGACGCTCAACAGCCCGCTGCTGGCCGGGCTGATGTTCCCGGTCACCGCGGCCATCCTCTACTTCGGCAGCCGCGTGCGGCAGGACGACGGCGGCGCCGACTACCAGGACCTCAGCTACGGCCGCGTGCTGGGCATCGGCGCGATGCAGGCGCTGGCGCTGCTGCCGGGCATCTCGCGGAGCGGCTCGACCATCGCCGGCGGGCTGGCGGCCGGGCTGAGCCGACAGGCGGCCGGCACGTTCGCGTTCCTGCTGGCCGTGCCCGCGATCGGCGGGCCGGGCCTGATCGAAGTAGTGAAGCTCATCAAGCGGTCCGGCGAGGAGTCCGCCGCGTCGTCCGTGGCGCCGCTCGACCTGGCGATCGCGGCGGTGGTGTCGTTCGCGGTGGGCTACCTGGCGTTGTGGCAGCTGTTGAAGTTTGTGCGGCAGGGCCGGCTGGCGTTGTTCTGCTGGTACCTCGTTCCGCTGGGCGTCGCGGTGACCGCGTGGCAGCTCTGGCTGCGGGCGACGGGCGGCTGA
- a CDS encoding MBL fold metallo-hydrolase: protein MFHYENGLMLTRPRLAIDIPRRQPRAFVSHAHADHIARHELALCTPDTAALYRHRLGAGRRVIEMPYGRPVDYAGARLTALPAGHCLGSAMLLVEFEGRRLLYTGDFKLGESLTAERADPPRADMLVMETTFGHPSRRMPPRAEVIAELIGLVHRILADGKTPVVHAYQLGKSQEVTAILTSHGLPVLQHPSIYEVTRVYQRRGVELDNDDAGVGAYQGAPLAGHVVVTLPRSMKAYRLANLGAVESIALTGWAVDDGARFRLGVDHALPLSDHADFDELVELARIVQPERIATTHGPPGFDEHLRALGFDAQPLAPDAQRRLFE, encoded by the coding sequence GTGTTCCACTACGAAAACGGCCTGATGCTGACCCGCCCGCGGTTGGCGATCGACATCCCGCGTCGGCAGCCGCGGGCGTTCGTTTCGCACGCGCACGCGGACCACATCGCGCGGCACGAGCTGGCCCTCTGCACGCCGGACACGGCCGCGCTGTACCGCCATCGGCTCGGCGCCGGCCGGCGGGTGATCGAGATGCCCTACGGCCGGCCGGTCGACTACGCCGGCGCCAGGCTGACCGCGTTGCCGGCGGGCCATTGCCTGGGCTCGGCGATGCTGCTGGTGGAGTTCGAGGGCCGGCGGCTGCTCTACACGGGCGACTTCAAGCTGGGCGAATCGCTCACCGCCGAGCGGGCCGACCCGCCGCGGGCGGACATGCTGGTCATGGAGACCACCTTCGGCCACCCCAGCCGCCGGATGCCGCCGCGGGCGGAGGTCATCGCGGAGCTGATCGGGCTGGTGCACCGGATCCTGGCCGACGGCAAGACGCCGGTTGTCCACGCGTACCAGCTCGGCAAGTCGCAGGAGGTGACCGCCATCCTTACCTCGCACGGGCTGCCGGTGCTGCAGCACCCATCGATCTACGAGGTGACCCGCGTGTACCAGCGGCGGGGCGTTGAGCTGGACAACGATGACGCGGGCGTCGGCGCGTACCAGGGCGCCCCGCTGGCGGGCCACGTGGTGGTAACGCTCCCCCGCTCGATGAAGGCCTACCGGCTGGCGAACCTGGGCGCGGTCGAGTCGATCGCGCTGACCGGCTGGGCGGTCGACGACGGCGCACGGTTCCGGCTGGGCGTCGACCACGCGTTGCCGCTGTCCGACCACGCCGACTTTGACGAGCTGGTGGAGCTCGCCCGCATCGTTCAGCCCGAGCGGATCGCGACCACCCACGGCCCACCCGGTTTCGACGAGCACCTGCGCGCGCTGGGCTTCGACGCGCAGCCGCTCGCGCCCGACGCGCAGCGGCGGCTGTTCGAGTGA
- a CDS encoding discoidin domain-containing protein, with the protein MLKLLATAIAAAVAAAPIAFGEVLDKQQQLQQQTFWDNQDWRWYSKNIPFFECSEADITTTYYYRWELLTKHLTYGSPNSGYSFTEFIDRPFWSGAYGAISCPAGHQLYEARWLRSPRIANDYSRYWHRTPGAQPRNYSTWLADSAWAVHRVHPDPAFVTDLLADLVQNFERWEQRHFVEEVGLFWQTGHDDGMEFNINSRQTQDILRGAPSYRPSFNAYMWADAVAIARIATLAGQPAVAARFEGKAAAIKQRMIELLWDDNRRFFFPVFRDDEERDGHTVRAMTKTYESGRFAGDPHGRELIGYVPWQFNMIDANSRFDVAWKKLMDRDGFYADYGPSTVERNDPMFLLKKSCCWWSGQSWPFATSQTLKALANALQAGELDLSREDYVDLLQIFARSHRKNGRPYLAEALHPDTGSFEGHDAYNHSEHYLHSSFCDLVITGLAGLRPRDDDALEVRPLALEEWDYFALDDAPYRGHLISIVWDKTGDRYGLGPGLRVLVDGRQVGAADGLEGLVIEGAVPLAADKRAPEPNGLTPVNFAVNNDGHYYPRLEASHVTTGFPLGKIIDGNYWYHRHPPNRWTCEGTNSASDWLLLEFGKPRVIHTVKLYLLDDSSGESHPGGAGADALSPIRPPERVELESLVDGVWSPIVVDSEALTAPAGHRPTEVRVEPHAASAIRVTLHHSADGPAGLTELEVWGDASLPVETAPPPAGNLAYNPGGREFPRASASHSDRFGGTPENALDGRIVFSPTPTNRWTSYESGTPTDWLMVEFGEPTRVGRLELYLYDDRGGVQTPRDYRIEFEQDGEWRPVTGVHRSPADPTGGARNTVRFDQVETPSVRVVFTHQGDARSGLTELEAWAK; encoded by the coding sequence GTGTTGAAGCTCCTCGCCACCGCTATTGCCGCCGCTGTGGCCGCCGCACCGATTGCCTTCGGCGAAGTGCTCGACAAGCAGCAGCAATTGCAACAGCAGACATTCTGGGACAACCAGGACTGGCGGTGGTACAGCAAGAACATCCCGTTCTTCGAGTGCTCCGAGGCGGACATCACCACCACGTACTACTACCGCTGGGAGCTGCTCACCAAGCACCTCACGTACGGGTCGCCCAACAGCGGGTACTCGTTCACGGAGTTCATCGACCGGCCGTTCTGGAGCGGCGCCTACGGCGCGATCAGCTGCCCGGCCGGGCACCAGCTCTACGAGGCGCGGTGGCTGCGTTCGCCGCGGATCGCAAACGACTACTCGAGGTACTGGCACCGCACGCCCGGCGCCCAGCCGCGCAACTACTCGACCTGGCTCGCCGACTCGGCGTGGGCGGTGCACCGCGTGCACCCGGACCCGGCGTTTGTGACCGACCTGCTGGCGGACCTGGTGCAGAACTTCGAGCGTTGGGAGCAGCGGCACTTTGTTGAGGAGGTCGGGCTGTTCTGGCAGACCGGTCACGACGACGGCATGGAGTTCAACATCAACAGCCGGCAGACCCAGGACATCCTCCGCGGCGCGCCGAGCTACCGCCCGTCGTTCAATGCGTACATGTGGGCCGACGCGGTCGCGATCGCACGGATCGCGACACTCGCCGGCCAGCCGGCCGTCGCGGCCCGCTTCGAGGGGAAGGCCGCCGCGATCAAGCAGCGAATGATCGAGCTCCTGTGGGACGACAACCGCCGGTTCTTCTTCCCCGTGTTCCGCGACGACGAGGAGCGTGACGGCCACACGGTCAGGGCGATGACCAAGACCTACGAGTCGGGTCGGTTTGCCGGCGACCCGCACGGCAGGGAACTGATCGGCTACGTGCCGTGGCAGTTCAACATGATCGATGCCAACTCGCGGTTCGACGTCGCGTGGAAGAAGCTGATGGACCGGGACGGGTTCTACGCGGACTACGGACCATCGACCGTCGAACGCAACGACCCCATGTTCCTGCTGAAGAAATCCTGCTGCTGGTGGAGCGGCCAGTCGTGGCCGTTCGCCACCTCGCAGACGCTCAAGGCGTTGGCCAACGCGTTGCAGGCCGGTGAGCTCGACCTCTCCCGCGAGGACTACGTTGACCTGCTACAGATCTTCGCACGCTCGCACCGCAAGAACGGCCGCCCGTACCTGGCCGAGGCCCTGCACCCCGACACCGGGTCCTTCGAGGGGCACGACGCCTACAACCACTCCGAGCACTACCTGCACTCGTCGTTCTGCGACCTGGTCATCACGGGCCTGGCGGGGCTGCGGCCGCGCGACGACGACGCCCTCGAGGTCCGCCCACTCGCGTTGGAAGAATGGGACTACTTCGCACTGGACGACGCCCCCTACCGCGGCCACCTGATCAGCATCGTGTGGGACAAGACCGGCGACCGCTACGGCCTCGGCCCGGGCCTGCGGGTCCTGGTGGATGGCCGGCAGGTCGGCGCCGCCGACGGGCTCGAGGGGCTGGTCATTGAAGGAGCGGTGCCGTTGGCGGCCGACAAGCGGGCGCCGGAGCCGAACGGCCTCACCCCGGTCAACTTCGCCGTCAACAACGACGGCCACTACTACCCCAGGCTCGAGGCGTCGCACGTCACGACGGGGTTCCCGCTCGGGAAGATCATCGACGGCAACTACTGGTACCACCGCCACCCGCCCAACCGCTGGACCTGCGAAGGAACCAACTCGGCTAGCGACTGGCTGCTGCTCGAGTTTGGGAAGCCGCGGGTCATCCACACGGTGAAGCTCTACCTGCTGGATGACTCCTCCGGTGAATCTCATCCGGGCGGGGCGGGCGCCGACGCCCTCTCGCCGATCCGCCCGCCCGAGCGTGTCGAGCTCGAATCGCTGGTGGACGGGGTCTGGTCGCCGATCGTGGTCGACTCCGAAGCGCTCACCGCGCCCGCCGGCCACCGCCCGACCGAGGTCCGCGTCGAGCCGCACGCCGCGTCGGCGATCCGTGTCACGCTGCACCACTCGGCGGACGGCCCCGCGGGGCTCACCGAGCTGGAGGTCTGGGGGGACGCGTCGCTGCCGGTCGAGACCGCGCCCCCGCCCGCGGGCAACCTGGCGTACAACCCCGGCGGCCGAGAGTTCCCCCGCGCCTCGGCGTCGCACAGCGACCGCTTCGGCGGCACGCCAGAGAACGCCCTCGACGGACGGATCGTCTTCTCACCGACGCCAACCAACCGCTGGACCAGCTACGAGTCCGGCACGCCCACCGACTGGCTCATGGTCGAGTTTGGAGAACCAACCCGCGTCGGCCGGTTGGAGCTCTACCTATACGACGACCGCGGGGGCGTGCAGACGCCGCGGGACTACCGCATCGAGTTCGAGCAAGACGGAGAGTGGCGCCCGGTGACCGGCGTCCATCGGAGCCCGGCAGACCCCACGGGCGGCGCGCGGAACACGGTCCGCTTTGACCAGGTCGAGACTCCGTCGGTCCGGGTCGTATTCACCCACCAAGGCGACGCCCGCAGCGGGCTCACCGAGCTGGAGGCGTGGGCCAAGTGA
- a CDS encoding polysaccharide biosynthesis/export family protein produces MSLNHLRTPALAGMLAVTLVAVVLRPMSTKPPATESQPTPVTKVAAEQRTVAGKATPVRLCQALGPAAPHSIWSVDSARGGCRYEVGWDARGCGDWQSYAQGEYVGHARPAHVPEYRLRVDDTLSVFYLRTRDIQPGSYALQVGDVVQVESLTAGGSATAGAGATGAAGVDDSLNRQVIIQPDGTIKLPLVNRVPAAGRTIDALQEDLEERYKKYYRAPTITVSPIQVNTRLEDLLDTVDSRGAINGGRQLSAVVTPAGKIQLPGLGSVYVQGLTLSEAKLEIDSRYAQTIPGVTVTCDLTQRAPRFIYVVGEVAQPGRFELEGPTTAMQAIALAGGWEVGANLRQVVVFRRGPDWRLMATMLDLRGALYGRRPVPADEIWLNDSDIVLIPKTPIQVVDEVVEQVFTRGIYAAVPLELMWGQGFATVSSIITQ; encoded by the coding sequence ATGTCACTGAACCACCTCCGTACCCCGGCCCTGGCGGGCATGCTCGCCGTGACGCTCGTCGCGGTGGTGCTGCGTCCAATGTCGACCAAGCCCCCGGCCACGGAGAGCCAGCCCACGCCTGTGACCAAGGTCGCCGCCGAGCAGCGGACGGTCGCCGGCAAGGCCACGCCGGTGCGGCTCTGCCAGGCGCTGGGACCCGCGGCGCCGCACTCGATCTGGTCGGTCGACAGCGCCCGCGGCGGCTGCCGGTACGAGGTCGGCTGGGACGCCCGCGGCTGCGGCGACTGGCAGTCCTACGCGCAGGGCGAGTACGTCGGGCACGCCCGGCCGGCGCACGTGCCGGAGTACCGGCTGCGTGTCGACGACACCCTGTCGGTGTTCTACCTCCGCACCCGCGACATCCAGCCCGGCTCGTACGCCCTGCAGGTGGGCGACGTGGTGCAGGTCGAGTCGCTGACCGCCGGCGGTTCGGCCACGGCCGGTGCCGGCGCGACTGGCGCGGCGGGCGTTGACGACTCGCTCAACCGACAGGTCATCATCCAGCCGGACGGCACCATCAAGCTGCCGCTGGTTAATCGCGTGCCGGCCGCCGGACGCACGATCGACGCGCTGCAAGAGGACCTGGAGGAACGCTACAAGAAGTACTACCGGGCGCCTACGATCACGGTGAGCCCCATCCAGGTGAACACGCGGCTGGAGGACCTGCTCGACACGGTCGACTCGCGCGGCGCAATCAACGGCGGCCGGCAGCTGTCGGCGGTGGTCACCCCGGCCGGCAAGATCCAGCTCCCCGGCCTCGGCAGCGTGTACGTGCAGGGGCTGACCCTCTCGGAGGCGAAGCTCGAGATCGACTCGCGCTACGCCCAGACCATCCCCGGCGTTACGGTGACGTGCGACCTGACCCAGCGGGCGCCGCGGTTCATCTACGTGGTGGGCGAGGTCGCCCAGCCCGGGCGATTCGAGCTGGAGGGCCCGACCACGGCCATGCAGGCGATCGCGCTGGCCGGCGGCTGGGAGGTGGGCGCCAACCTGCGGCAGGTGGTGGTGTTCCGCCGCGGCCCCGACTGGCGGCTGATGGCCACCATGCTCGACCTCCGCGGCGCGCTGTACGGCCGCCGCCCCGTGCCAGCCGACGAGATCTGGCTGAACGACTCGGACATCGTGCTCATCCCCAAGACGCCGATCCAGGTGGTCGACGAGGTGGTGGAGCAGGTCTTCACCCGCGGCATCTACGCCGCGGTGCCGCTGGAGCTGATGTGGGGCCAGGGCTTCGCCACGGTCAGCTCGATCATCACGCAGTAG
- a CDS encoding rhomboid family intramembrane serine protease, producing MFFFLPVSTDAPVYYWPFATVGLIVVNLVTFFLAVLGVLPGLDAAWVLNYGELNPVQWLLSAFMHEDVFHLVGNMVFLWVFGLVVEGKLGSGRFLACYLGIAVLESAIEQLLFLGYQGPASGSLGASTAIYGIMAMALVWAPRNEIQVWYLIWVFLLFMGSADVPIVVLCLIYIGLDVLGLVLFHLLGGVAGSASGWLHLAGLFLGFPIAVFLLKTKSVDCEGWDLFHVWAGETPSVDKETEKDLEFSKKRREKEQTQRQQLAVDALGQLRVYLQNANGLAALKLMDKLQHDHEVTIELDEAELVPLIRLLHQAGKYRESAQFMARLIELRGDHAADPVRLKLAQICVVEINKPARALELLGQVDAKRLSPEHLKLAKKIAAKARVLQQEGELELDDGAW from the coding sequence GTGTTCTTCTTCCTGCCCGTATCGACCGACGCGCCGGTGTACTACTGGCCGTTCGCGACCGTAGGGCTGATCGTCGTGAACCTCGTGACGTTCTTCCTCGCGGTGCTGGGCGTGCTGCCGGGGTTGGACGCGGCATGGGTGTTGAACTACGGCGAGCTCAACCCCGTTCAGTGGCTGCTGTCGGCGTTCATGCACGAGGACGTGTTCCACCTGGTTGGGAACATGGTGTTCCTCTGGGTGTTCGGCTTAGTGGTCGAGGGCAAGCTCGGCTCTGGCCGATTCCTGGCGTGCTACCTCGGCATCGCCGTGCTGGAGTCGGCAATCGAGCAGCTGCTCTTCCTCGGTTACCAGGGGCCGGCAAGCGGTTCGCTCGGCGCGTCGACCGCGATCTACGGCATCATGGCCATGGCGCTGGTTTGGGCCCCGCGGAACGAGATCCAGGTCTGGTACCTGATCTGGGTGTTCCTGCTGTTCATGGGATCGGCCGACGTGCCGATCGTCGTGCTGTGCCTGATCTACATCGGGCTGGACGTCCTGGGGCTCGTGCTGTTCCACCTGCTGGGCGGCGTAGCCGGTTCGGCCTCGGGCTGGCTGCACCTGGCTGGGTTGTTCCTGGGGTTCCCGATCGCCGTATTCCTGCTGAAGACCAAGTCGGTCGACTGCGAGGGCTGGGACCTGTTCCACGTGTGGGCCGGCGAGACGCCAAGCGTCGACAAGGAAACCGAGAAGGACCTCGAGTTCTCGAAGAAGCGCCGCGAGAAGGAGCAGACCCAGCGGCAGCAGCTGGCGGTCGACGCGTTGGGGCAGCTGCGGGTCTACCTGCAAAACGCCAACGGGCTGGCGGCGCTGAAGCTGATGGACAAGCTGCAGCATGACCACGAGGTCACGATCGAGCTGGACGAGGCCGAGCTGGTCCCGCTGATCCGGCTGTTGCACCAGGCGGGCAAGTACCGCGAGTCGGCCCAGTTCATGGCGCGGCTCATCGAGCTCCGCGGCGACCACGCCGCGGACCCGGTGCGGCTGAAGCTCGCGCAGATCTGCGTGGTGGAGATCAACAAGCCCGCACGCGCGCTCGAGCTGCTCGGGCAGGTGGACGCCAAGCGGCTCTCGCCAGAGCACCTCAAGCTGGCCAAGAAGATTGCCGCCAAGGCCCGCGTGCTGCAGCAGGAGGGCGAGCTGGAGTTGGACGACGGCGCGTGGTAG
- a CDS encoding transmembrane 9 family protein: MTENPYASPATNEPALTQRAGVRPWVAVLAGLAIDFAGTIAISIGVSIAAAVYLATRGVGPGTMEGRLTEMLTTGVWSYVLSALGLLVSVLAGYVAARMVKRNELRTGVIQGAIATLLGSLAVGSSNNVPLFILLMLVSFAAVVSGAALGARHNREIQATAQQIGGQDVDTRGA, encoded by the coding sequence ATGACCGAAAACCCTTACGCCTCGCCGGCTACCAATGAACCCGCTCTCACGCAGCGTGCCGGGGTGCGGCCGTGGGTGGCGGTGCTGGCCGGGCTGGCGATCGACTTCGCCGGCACCATCGCAATCAGCATCGGGGTCTCGATCGCCGCGGCCGTCTACCTGGCGACCCGCGGCGTTGGGCCGGGGACGATGGAGGGCCGGCTCACCGAGATGCTCACGACCGGCGTGTGGTCCTATGTGTTGTCCGCGCTGGGGCTGCTGGTGTCGGTGCTGGCCGGCTACGTCGCGGCCCGGATGGTGAAACGCAACGAGCTTAGGACCGGCGTCATCCAGGGCGCCATCGCAACGCTGCTCGGGTCGCTCGCCGTCGGCAGCAGCAACAACGTGCCGCTGTTCATCCTGCTGATGCTGGTCAGCTTCGCCGCGGTTGTCAGCGGCGCCGCTCTGGGTGCGCGGCACAACCGTGAGATACAGGCCACCGCCCAGCAAATCGGCGGGCAGGACGTCGATACGCGTGGCGCCTGA
- a CDS encoding glycoside hydrolase family protein, with the protein MNLPYYLACVLVAVLSAAAAADEKTLIDYFRPMPIQGKLTSKVWGASGVLPRDPQNGLDDPEMSSWSYWDGQLIKSPDGRFHMFASRWDQALGHHGWTRSMAVRAVSDSPVGPYTDQGLCWPSDQGGKGHNVTALKLPDGRCAVVVSETRPGDVFVADSPEGPWSHLGRLQVAEGEHSDLGRMSNVSIMHRPDGRFMVIARSGAIWISDSGILGPYTVQGPSIYPTVKGLPLRDLEDPVIWHSGGLYHVVVNGWSTRKAYHLTSPDGVNDWTFRGLAYDPTTDFLRHTNGTVNHWYKIERPGVLIEDGHVTHFSFSVLDAPKDDDRRDDAHGSKVIVVPFDGEALDRDLQARAATPNSTVQRP; encoded by the coding sequence ATGAACCTGCCCTACTACCTCGCGTGTGTCCTGGTTGCGGTGCTGAGCGCCGCGGCGGCGGCCGACGAGAAGACTCTGATCGACTACTTCCGGCCGATGCCCATCCAGGGCAAACTCACGTCCAAGGTTTGGGGCGCGTCGGGGGTTCTGCCACGGGACCCACAGAACGGGCTCGACGACCCAGAGATGAGCAGCTGGTCGTACTGGGACGGCCAACTTATCAAGTCACCGGACGGCCGCTTCCACATGTTCGCTAGCCGGTGGGACCAGGCGCTGGGCCACCACGGGTGGACGCGGTCGATGGCCGTGCGAGCGGTCAGCGACAGCCCCGTAGGCCCCTACACCGACCAGGGCCTGTGCTGGCCCAGCGACCAGGGCGGCAAGGGGCACAACGTCACGGCGCTCAAGCTGCCCGACGGGCGTTGCGCCGTCGTCGTCAGCGAGACCCGCCCCGGTGACGTGTTTGTCGCCGACTCGCCCGAGGGGCCGTGGAGTCACCTCGGGCGGCTGCAGGTGGCCGAGGGCGAGCACAGTGACCTGGGCCGCATGTCAAATGTCAGCATCATGCACCGCCCGGACGGCCGCTTCATGGTCATCGCCCGCTCCGGCGCCATCTGGATCAGCGACTCGGGCATCCTCGGGCCCTACACGGTGCAGGGCCCGAGCATCTACCCGACCGTCAAGGGCCTGCCGCTCCGCGACCTCGAGGACCCAGTGATCTGGCACAGCGGCGGCCTGTACCACGTGGTGGTCAACGGCTGGAGCACGCGGAAGGCCTACCACCTCACGTCGCCCGATGGGGTCAACGACTGGACCTTCCGCGGGCTGGCGTACGACCCAACCACCGACTTCCTGCGCCACACCAACGGCACGGTAAACCACTGGTACAAGATCGAGCGTCCCGGCGTGCTCATCGAAGACGGGCACGTCACGCACTTTAGCTTCTCGGTTCTCGACGCCCCGAAGGACGATGACCGCCGCGACGACGCCCACGGCAGCAAAGTCATTGTGGTCCCGTTCGACGGCGAAGCCCTCGACCGCGACCTCCAGGCACGCGCCGCCACGCCCAACAGTACGGTCCAGCGGCCGTAG
- a CDS encoding PQQ-binding-like beta-propeller repeat protein, producing the protein MKTLLCVVGPLALLLSLSPPCPAAEYDWPQWMGPNRDGLSQEKGLLQKWPEEGPPQTWLVRSVGLGYAGPSIAEGKIYILGALDGVTHLMCLDEATGERQWATPIGPEYENDWGNGPRCTPTYDGDHVYAMSGTGQLICCQTADGKKVWQVAMQDFGGKTPQWGYCESPLVDGERVVVTPGGEKGSMIALNKQTGSLLWQSQGVTEGAQYASIVKSSAGGRDQYVQLLHKVFGVNPDDGSVLWQQDWQGLAVIPTPLIRGNKVYVSTGYGVGCRLIDLGESGTDPTTVYDNKVMKNKHDGLALLGDHLYGYSDGVGWLCQDFNTGERVWRERNALGKGSIGYADGRLYCLSEDEGEVVLINATPEGWEEHGRFKLSPQTEQRKPRGRIWVHPVIANGKLYLRDQELLFQFNVKQ; encoded by the coding sequence ATGAAGACGCTGCTCTGTGTCGTCGGCCCGCTGGCCCTGCTGCTCTCGCTGTCGCCGCCCTGCCCCGCCGCGGAGTACGACTGGCCCCAGTGGATGGGCCCCAACCGCGATGGTCTGTCGCAGGAGAAGGGCCTGCTGCAGAAGTGGCCCGAAGAGGGCCCGCCGCAGACGTGGCTGGTCCGCTCGGTCGGGCTGGGGTACGCGGGGCCGTCGATCGCCGAGGGCAAGATCTACATCCTCGGCGCGCTGGACGGCGTGACCCACCTGATGTGTCTGGACGAGGCGACCGGCGAGCGGCAGTGGGCCACGCCGATCGGCCCCGAGTACGAGAACGACTGGGGCAACGGCCCCCGCTGCACCCCCACCTACGACGGCGACCACGTGTACGCGATGAGCGGAACGGGCCAGCTGATCTGCTGCCAGACGGCCGACGGCAAGAAGGTCTGGCAGGTGGCGATGCAAGACTTCGGCGGCAAGACCCCGCAGTGGGGCTACTGCGAGTCGCCCCTGGTGGACGGCGAGAGGGTGGTGGTCACGCCCGGCGGTGAGAAGGGGTCGATGATCGCGCTCAACAAGCAGACCGGCAGCCTGCTGTGGCAGAGCCAGGGCGTGACCGAGGGCGCGCAGTACGCGTCGATCGTGAAGAGCTCGGCCGGCGGCCGCGACCAGTACGTGCAGCTGCTGCACAAGGTGTTCGGCGTGAACCCCGACGACGGGTCCGTGCTGTGGCAGCAGGACTGGCAGGGCCTGGCCGTGATCCCGACGCCGCTCATCCGCGGCAACAAGGTGTACGTGTCGACCGGCTACGGCGTCGGCTGCCGGCTGATCGACCTGGGCGAGTCGGGGACCGACCCGACCACGGTCTACGACAACAAGGTCATGAAGAACAAGCACGACGGCCTGGCATTGCTAGGCGACCACCTCTACGGCTACTCCGACGGCGTCGGCTGGCTGTGCCAGGACTTCAACACCGGCGAGCGCGTGTGGCGCGAGCGCAACGCGCTCGGCAAGGGGTCGATCGGCTACGCCGATGGGCGGCTGTACTGCCTGAGCGAGGACGAGGGCGAGGTGGTGCTGATCAACGCCACGCCGGAGGGGTGGGAGGAGCACGGCCGCTTCAAGCTGAGCCCGCAGACCGAGCAGCGCAAGCCGCGGGGCCGCATCTGGGTGCACCCGGTGATCGCCAACGGCAAGCTCTACCTGCGCGACCAGGAGCTGCTGTTCCAGTTCAACGTGAAGCAGTAG
- a CDS encoding YihY/virulence factor BrkB family protein encodes MWSFLKQTILDFSEDNCPRMAAALAYYTVFSLAPLLIIIIAICGFLWDPADIRGTVAREVQSVVGADGARQIDVMLDNATRSEGGVTASVLSAVMLLWGATGLVGQLQAALNETWEVRPDPEQGGIRNFVIKRVLSLAMILGVAFLLLVSLVLSSVLAAAGDTIAGRLPEGFSQPLLQTLYAVASTLVIAMLIAVMFKFLPDAHVRWRDVAVGALLTAVLFTVGKFAMGAYLGSKNMESTYGAAGSLALILVWVYYTAMIFLLGAEFTQVWAKRIGPGVKPADGAVKVVSKTVREPAEQKPSYLGV; translated from the coding sequence ATGTGGTCGTTCCTGAAACAAACGATTCTCGATTTCAGCGAGGACAACTGTCCGCGGATGGCGGCCGCGTTGGCCTACTACACGGTGTTCTCGCTCGCGCCGCTGCTGATCATCATCATCGCGATCTGCGGCTTCCTCTGGGACCCGGCCGACATACGCGGCACGGTGGCCAGGGAGGTGCAGTCGGTGGTCGGCGCCGACGGCGCGCGGCAGATCGACGTGATGCTCGACAACGCGACCCGCTCAGAGGGCGGCGTGACCGCCTCGGTCCTCTCGGCGGTGATGCTGCTGTGGGGCGCCACCGGGCTGGTGGGCCAGCTCCAGGCCGCCCTCAACGAGACCTGGGAGGTGCGTCCCGACCCCGAGCAGGGCGGGATCCGCAACTTTGTGATCAAGCGCGTGCTCTCGCTCGCCATGATCCTCGGCGTGGCGTTCCTGCTGCTGGTGTCGCTGGTGCTGAGTTCCGTCCTGGCGGCCGCGGGCGACACCATCGCCGGCCGACTGCCCGAGGGGTTCTCGCAGCCGCTGCTGCAGACGCTGTACGCCGTGGCGTCGACGCTGGTCATCGCGATGCTGATTGCGGTGATGTTCAAGTTCCTGCCCGACGCCCACGTGCGGTGGCGTGACGTGGCCGTCGGCGCGCTGCTGACCGCCGTGCTGTTCACGGTCGGCAAGTTCGCGATGGGCGCCTACCTCGGCAGCAAGAACATGGAGAGCACCTACGGCGCGGCCGGCTCGCTGGCGTTGATCCTCGTGTGGGTCTATTACACGGCGATGATCTTCCTGCTCGGCGCCGAGTTCACCCAGGTTTGGGCCAAGCGGATCGGGCCCGGCGTGAAGCCGGCCGACGGCGCCGTGAAGGTCGTCAGCAAGACGGTCCGCGAGCCAGCGGAGCAGAAGCCCTCGTACCTCGGCGTGTAG